DNA from Brassica napus cultivar Da-Ae chromosome C4, Da-Ae, whole genome shotgun sequence:
CGTTGCGGCTACGACAAACTTGTCTTGTAAGCTGAAGTTtgagtttcttttttaaataaattgggAGTCATTCTCCCATattcttaccaaaaaaaatcaaagcagaTTTTGCTAACATATTGGCTTGGCCATTCCTCTCACGAGGGATCCAAGCAAAGGAGACAAACTCAAAAATAGacacaaaagataaaatgtcTGACACCACTCCACAGAGCTCCGGTATACAAGTCCCAGAGCTGACAGCCTTGATCACAAGCGCATAGTCCGATTCAAAGCACACCATCCTccgttcttcttctactcctgtCCAGACAGCTTCCAACAACGCTAGTCTTCTGCCATTAGAGCTGACAACACATGGGTTACTCATTTTTTGAAATGCCGTATATCAGAAGGAGTATGGACGACCCATCCTAAGCCCGCTGCCGTTCCCTGAAGGCTCCATGCTGCATCCAATCTGATAACCACTGTACCGGCGGCTAACGTTTCTTAGGGCGGTCTTCTCAATAGGTtggaagaagcagaaggttctTTCTTCTGGTTTGAGCACCACTCTTTTGCTAGAGATATATCTTCAGGGGGGATTGAAAGACCTTCAAAAACAAACTTGTTACGTGCCTTCCACAGGTTCCAGAGGATCTAGAGGGCAAGCGCGTATGAGGTAACTCCCGAAGGAGGGTGACATGGTCTTGCGCAAAGAGAAGCCCAATTGACTGCTAAATCTACCATTCCGTTGCACTCCACTTCCGATACGAACTGTGCGAGACTCCACACCTTCCTCGCATTACTACATTGGAAAAACAGATGAGTAATAGATTCAGAATCTCCACGTCTCTTACAGAGCGGATCCACCAGTACGTGTCTTTGATTAAGGCGTTCCCCCACCGGGAGAGCTCCCTTGAGCATCTTCCAAGAGAAGAGCTTAATCTTCGGTGCATACTCAAGCTTCCAGACATTCTTCTTCCAGTTAAGGTCAGTATTGTTACCAAGTCTATCTCTGTTCACGGCGGTATAGTATCCCGATTTTGTTGAGTATTCTCTTGATTTTGTTCCTAGCCAAATAAGCTTATCCGGAGCCCCGGTTTGGCTTGGTTTTATGTCCATCCTTATTCTTTTATCGATATTGTTgaattatacaatatttttcaattgatcctatgattttctaaaataaatttattatagttATTCACTTATTAAATGTTAATTTCTACGGTGTGTTTATATTTTGTAGTGCATTATGTGTCGCTCAGAAACTAGATCGGATCTGAATAATCATTAGATCGTAGACAGCGATGAACAGATCCACCACGAAAACAGTCAcgtaaaaaggaaaataattattatatttttcccGGTGGTCGTAGATCGGATCTGAATAATCAGAATTCACGACTCATAGAGAAGAAGTTAAATCGCAGAACTCATATTCGATCAACGAGATTCCAGGAGTAAGCAGGGTTTTACCATCACACCGACAAGTATGAAAGAAAGGAAATCTGCGAAGTTGAATCATCAAGACAGCGATGAACAGATCCACCACGAAAACAGTCACCTGGGTTCCTTCAAGTTCGCCAAATTGTTCGACTCAGAAGCTTCCTGGGACAAGGTAATCTACTCTCTTCTGTGCGTTCTAGGTCCAAAGTTCGTTCCTTTAAGAACTTGCTATGGAGAAACAGTGAATGTGATTCCGTATTGAGGGGAGATTAGCTTTAGATTCTGATGGGTTTTTGCCACTATCTTAAAGGCAACATTCACCTCTTTggtttttttgaagttttgtgGTTGTTGTTTGTTGTCTGATTGGTGACAGGATCAACTAGGAGATGTGTTGCATTGGATCAGGCAAGTTGTTGGATTGCTCTGCGGATTGATTTGGGGTGCTATTCCTTTGGTTGGTGGCATTTGGCTTCTTCTGTAAGTTCTTCTCTTCTTAAATGTACAAGTTTGGCCTTAAAAGAATGTAACTTTACCCCCTTAGCTCAATAGTCTTGACTTTGAGTTAAGTGTATGTACAAGTGTTTTAGGGGACATTCCATTCATTTGAGTTGAGTTTTTATCTAATTACAACCACACTACATAGGAGGCATTTGAATGTTACTTAAGCTGATTCCTCTTATCAAGTTGACTATGAAAAATGTGGCAGGTTTCTGGCGATCTCCTCAGGCATAGTATATGGTTACTATGCGTTGATTCTAAAGATCGATGAAGAAGACTATGGGGGTCATGCAGCTCTTCTCCAGGATGGTTTATTTGCTTCTCTTAGTGTATTCCTGGTATATATCTACATTTTcttcccctctctctctctctctctctctctctctcgacagAGTATTTATGGCCTCCTACCCTAAGATAATGTCTATTTATGTTTCAGCTAGCGTGGATTCTGGTGTATAGCTTGTCTAGCTTCTGATAGAGACACAACTGTCTTGTGCTTAAGTTTGCTTAAGCCTCTGCTCGGAAGAAGTTTAGAAGAATGTGCCCTTTCATGGTTTCTCCGATTACAGTCTCTTCTTTACGCTGCTCTTGATGCTTTTGTGTTTCTTAAGATGGGAACTAGCATTGGTAGATCTTGTGGGTtttcttaactgttttctttttattttgtttaataaactAAGTATTATGTGTTTATGCTACAAAGGGAAAAAATTTCCAGGGTTTCTCTATATTTTGGTCAAGTAATCACTGGTATCGAACTATTTCCACCTGATTCTGTATAAGGTAATCAAGAAAATATTTCAATAGATCCTacacaatcaaacaagaaaaaaagactCAAGGGGCAAAATTAATTGCGTCTGCCGggagtcgaacccgggtctaTTGCTTGGAAGGCAATTATCCTAACCGTTGGACTACAGACGCTTTGATGTTTGCTTCAACAACAAGAACCATAATATTCGTTAAATATATTAGAACAAATGCTTAATCAAGAACTTAGTAGTATTATTTTATCTGATCACATTACTAATTCTAAAGCCAAAACGATAATTTTACAGAACTTCAACTCAGATTTGCttttttgttgttcttgttgAACATTTTTTCAAGTCACAACTAAAACTCACAGAACATTAAGACAAAAATTTAACATGCCTTAGAAATTTTGTGAACCTAACAAAAccagataaaaaaaactacggcCTTGTGACATTTCTACATAcagaacttaggttcaccccatCCTTTAAGACTATTCTAAgtgacacatagattattaattaaaaaatattaaattaaataaaaaaatagctacaaaaaataaaaacgctaattttaacgacgttAACGCTTCCAgagaaaccctaaaccctaaatcttaaattctaaaccctataccctaaattctaaacccaaattcaaacccctaaacccaaaacctatatcctaaaccataatcctagatcctaaacccaaattatataccttaaacccaaaaaatagactataaaccgaaatcctataccctaaacccaaatcttagaccctaaactcaaaccgtaaaccttaacccaaaccATATAGCTtctaagtttggggtttggatttagggtttaccgtttgggttttcggtctaggattagggtttagttataGGTTTtcggtttaggatttaccgtttggacttatggttaaaatggatttagggtatataatttgagtttaagatttacggtttgggtttagggtctacgacttgggtttagggtatagagtttaggtttatagtctagtttttgggtttagggtctaggattagggtttagggtatacggtttgggtttaggggtttggatttgggtttagaatttagggtatagggtttagaaattaagatttagggtttagggtttagctggaAGCATTAGCGTCattaaaattagcgtttttatattttgtagctattttttatttaatttaatatttttaattaataatctatgtgtcacATTGATTGGTCCTAAAGGGTGGATCACATTGATTCATTTCTctcccaacaaaaaaaaagacaaaagaacAATCTAATATCAATCAATCACTCAACGCCTATCGAAGTAAGAATCCCATTCATGCTTCTCAACATTCCCAACACATTATACTTCCAAGAAAACCTCTCCGGAAAATCAAAAACCTCCTCATTCCCTTCCTCAATCCTCTTCCTTAACCCCTCCACTCTCTCCAAAACCCCTTCCACAGCCACATCAAACGCATCTTCAAACCTCCCCGcgtctcctctcttacccgAGGGGTTAAAATACATCAACCTCGGTATCAACCTTATCACCTCTTCTCTCATCGCCACAACTTTCCCCCTCGGAATCCTACTCAAAACCCTCTCTATACTTGCTTTACCTTCTTTAACATTCTTCCCCGGTATAAAAACCGAGTACTTCCCTATATCTTTCGGTAAATGCCAAATGTACTGCGCGTAAGCCGACCCTGGGTGAAAAAAAACAGGTATACAACCAGCTAAGATCGAGTCGAAAGTGGAGCGTCGAGTGTAGGAGTCACCGGGAGGTTGGAGACAGAACGTTGAGCTCAGGAAGAACTTCATGATCTGGTCGGGTTTGTAGCATTTTTGCGAGCCGGAGACGCATTCAAGAAGCTTGCATTTTCTTCTGGAAGCTTTGCATTGGTCCATGATCTCGCTTCTTATGCTGTCACCGAGGTTTGGACGCGGTGCACCAACGAAGGAGAATAGGTAACGACGTTTGATTCTTCTCATGCGGTTCTGCCATTGGAGAATCTCTGCGTTTGTTGAAGGGTGGAAGTAGGTCGGGTAAGGAACCGCGAATCCGTGGTAGTTCCATGGGCTTGATTCTATTAGTAACATCGTCATGTTTCTTATTTCCGGTAAGATCATTAACCTGGCTAGTTAGAGAGACATCAATGAGAAAGCTTGTCcagtaaaaaaaattcataaatgcTCTCTATTATCAGTATTATGATTTCTCCAAAATTAGTGACAAATATATAcctatatataagaaactatGTAACAAATAGTTCTTGAGGCAAGTGAAGTTGTTCTTGCTTAATCATTTTTTAACTACACTAGTTTTATCCTCAATATTACAGAAAAAAcattataagaatttttttcataCCCTAACGTTTCAGTCAACTTACGTTTTCCACATTAAAACATTTTGTCATACCTTTCTACATATGGTTTCAATTTTCACTCTCATTCCGTAATGATTATCAATTGAAATAATCACCCTCTAAAATCATCATCCTCACATATTAAACCACTATTCACATTTTGACAATTTGAATTGTTATTATGCAACTATATTAGTATATTACATTCACATAATTCATCAAtcttttatatggtttattttGAAGTGCTAATATAGTAAGTAACTAGCAAAAGTTAGATGTTATCATATACTGAAACCAGTCTTTTAGCCTATCATGACTATTCTTCTGTTGCTCATACTTCATTATTATACTATTTAGCTATTCCAATATTTCATTTGATATACGAGTCACTACCTTAGTTTTAATCAACGAATAGGATTAGCGACGCACCTGTTTCCCCAATCGGATTCATTCCCTGGTGTACGCATAAAGTCCCAAGTGGTACGACCAGCAACCATGAAATGATCTCGACCGTCCATTCTCTTCCACTCCGGTCTCTCTCGTAGCCACTTCATCAAATCAAGTGCCGCCGCATCTCTCATAAAAGGGAACGGTCCCCACAGAAACCTCATCAAGTCTAGACCCGGATAGTAAGGAACATACACAGCAGAAGCCAGAGACGAGTCTTTGGTCAAGCACTTGTACTGCTTCATCCTGTTGTGGAATATCACTTCCAATGTGAACTGATTCGTTGCAAACCAACCAGAAACTCCCTCCATGTTTGGTAGACGAGGGCCTAAACCGAAGTTCGACGTTAACTCGCACATATCAGTCCACCTACTCAACGTCCAGCAGTTCTTGAGAAGCTCCTCGTTGAATAAAGAGGGAACATCGTGCATGTAAACGTATTTTTCACGACATGGATCGTTACGTCGCGTTGATCTTGGCCGTACCACAACTTTAGGTCGGTTCCTCTTGGCGCTTATTCTCCTTTTGACCTTGGATGTATTATTATTCGACGTTTTTTGCTTACTCTCCACAACGTTATTGTCATCAACTCGCTCTTTCTTTGATGTAACATCGTTCCTAGGCTCGAAAAAGTTCGGTTCCTTGTCGAGTGATCGATGATTTTCATCACTATTATCCACATTGCTCTCGTCGTCATCATTAGGTCGAACCATTCTCTTATCCGAAGATCTCGTCCTTCGTGACTCACGATGTCCTCCCCTAGACCTCGTGGACCGACGACTCCAAGCCGTATCACCTCTCTTCTTCACATTCTCAACGTCTTCTTTCTCAAGTTCCTCAACGAGATCAGTCACAACCTTGGCATCTTCCGAAATCTGAACCTCTTGAGAGGAACCATTGGCGGTAACAGGAACAGTGATGTTGTTGACGTTGGAGACAACAGTTTGGTCGGATTCGTGGTTTTGTTTTGAGACGTGGACGGGAAGATCGATGACGTTTATTTGCCGGAATAGTCTCTCGTTGTTATGAACGGTTTTTACGGAGGAGTTAAAAAAGTAAAGCAAGACAAGCCAGAGGAGAAAAGAGACCATTGCCACGTACCAAAAATGTGTTCTGTACTTTGAGCTCGACTTGTCCATCGCCATGGGTCTTCTCCTTTGTGGTTTTCTCATGCATTAGCCAGATCCCACCTCAAAACCCTGGTTTTGTTGCGTGTGGCTAAAGAAACCGCGAAAGGATGTGATGATTCTGAATCTGAATGAGAGATTTAAGGTAAAAATGGATCTCTTGCAGATTCAGAATAGGAGTGGAGGCTGTGTGAGAGAAGTGAGATTGTGAGGGTGTTGAAGCGTTCAAAGGTTTTGTAGTAATTAATAAAAAGATGTGTGTTTTTCAGTAAACCAAAGTTAATTAGTAGTAACATTTGGGAAGatgtaaataatcaaagatTCTCTCACACAAGTGTCCTTAATAAGAAGTGTTCATACTCCCTAATTAAAATCTTCTTTGATTAATGTTGAATACTTTCTGTTAAGATAGTAACAcgtttattaagaaaatacttTCAAAATACTGAATCTTATGCAATGGCAATTTATGTAAATTACACATGAAATAAAGGTTA
Protein-coding regions in this window:
- the BNAC04G40200D gene encoding respirasome Complex Assembly Factor 1, giving the protein MKERKSAKLNHQDSDEQIHHENSHLGSFKFAKLFDSEASWDKDQLGDVLHWIRQVVGLLCGLIWGAIPLVGGIWLLLFLAISSGIVYGYYALILKIDEEDYGGHAALLQDGLFASLSVFLLAWILVYSLSSF